From one Syntrophorhabdus sp. genomic stretch:
- a CDS encoding ABC transporter ATP-binding protein: protein MEIITAKDLIKDYNGFRAVDGVSFSIVKGECFGFLGPNGAGKTTIMRIIHCFLPPTGGEVRVLGYDVTKEPSLIKARMGVMPQDDSLDPDLSVIQNLVVYGRYFDMPKKKTVPLARELLASVGLTDKMKANIRELSGGMKRSLLLARSIVNDPDVIILDEPTTGLDPHSRQMVWKRLEDLKRQGKTLLLTTHYMEEAERLCDRVAIMDRGKIIVIASPRDLMDEHGGNLEAVYLTLTGRKLED from the coding sequence ATGGAGATCATTACCGCCAAAGATCTGATCAAGGATTATAACGGGTTCAGGGCCGTCGACGGGGTCAGCTTTTCCATCGTCAAGGGGGAGTGCTTCGGGTTTCTCGGGCCCAACGGGGCCGGCAAGACGACGATCATGCGCATCATCCATTGCTTTCTCCCCCCGACGGGCGGCGAGGTCAGGGTCCTCGGGTATGACGTCACGAAGGAGCCGAGCCTCATCAAAGCGCGCATGGGCGTGATGCCCCAGGACGACAGTCTCGACCCGGACCTTTCCGTGATCCAGAACCTTGTCGTTTACGGCAGGTACTTCGACATGCCGAAGAAGAAGACGGTACCCCTGGCCAGGGAGCTTCTCGCCTCCGTCGGTCTCACGGACAAGATGAAGGCCAATATCAGGGAACTGTCGGGAGGCATGAAGAGGAGCCTCCTTCTTGCCAGGTCCATCGTGAACGATCCCGACGTTATCATACTCGACGAGCCGACGACGGGTCTCGACCCCCACAGCAGACAGATGGTCTGGAAAAGGCTCGAAGACCTGAAACGGCAGGGCAAGACCCTCCTTCTGACGACGCACTACATGGAGGAGGCCGAGAGGCTCTGTGACCGCGTGGCCATCATGGACAGGGGGAAGATCATCGTCATCGCCTCTCCGCGAGACCTGATGGACGAGCATGGAGGGAACCTCGAAGCGGTGTACCTCACGCTCACGGGGAGGAAGCTTGAAGATTAA
- a CDS encoding ABC transporter permease has protein sequence MKIKRALRVWQRHFTVYRKLYMSSIALNFVEPVLYLVAFGFGLGGYISEVEGKPYINFIAPGIIASSSMFATIYECTYGTYVRIFFQKTFDAILATPVNIDDLIAGELIWGATKSMLYGIIIVGTISAFRLVDSPLVVLVIPVLFLSGLIFAQISLVCVALVPGVDSLNYFYTLFLSPMFLLSGIFFPLDNLPAFVGKVAWFTPLYHLTNVCRAFAAGSPGNALEGAVWIIVVVILLAPFPFRLMKRRIIR, from the coding sequence TTGAAGATTAAGCGGGCCCTGAGGGTGTGGCAAAGGCACTTCACGGTCTACAGGAAGCTCTACATGTCGAGCATAGCCCTCAACTTCGTGGAGCCCGTCCTTTACCTTGTCGCCTTCGGGTTTGGTCTCGGAGGATATATCTCGGAGGTCGAGGGAAAGCCTTACATCAATTTCATCGCGCCAGGCATCATAGCCTCCTCATCGATGTTCGCGACCATATATGAATGCACGTACGGCACCTACGTGCGGATATTCTTCCAGAAGACCTTCGACGCCATCCTGGCGACGCCGGTGAACATAGATGACCTCATCGCGGGCGAGCTCATATGGGGCGCGACGAAGAGCATGCTCTACGGCATCATCATCGTCGGAACGATAAGCGCGTTCCGTCTCGTCGATTCTCCCCTCGTCGTGCTTGTCATTCCCGTTCTCTTCCTGAGCGGGCTCATCTTCGCGCAGATATCGCTCGTGTGCGTGGCGCTGGTCCCCGGAGTGGATTCCCTGAACTATTTTTACACGCTCTTTCTGTCGCCCATGTTCCTCCTGTCGGGGATATTCTTTCCTCTCGACAACCTCCCCGCCTTTGTCGGCAAGGTGGCCTGGTTCACGCCCCTGTATCACCTCACCAACGTCTGCAGGGCCTTTGCGGCGGGGTCCCCCGGCAACGCGCTGGAAGGCGCGGTGTGGATAATCGTCGTCGTTATCCTCCTTGCGCCCTTCCCGTTCAGGTTGATGAAAAGAAGGATAATCAGGTAG
- the dacB gene encoding D-alanyl-D-alanine carboxypeptidase/D-alanyl-D-alanine-endopeptidase, with protein sequence MTTGNMTARDRARRHLRYLSMVFVFLAVLHSLPVPAPAETVGTLSDDLTAILDDPALGAAHMGVVVDSLTTGRRILGYNAGKRFVPASNMKLFTTAAALLALSPDFRWETRLITDGTVTSGVLNGDIIVEGSGDPTISGYFHEGDVLHVFRRWAAKLKEQGVREIGGDLVIDNSPFPDKPYGKGWDVDPVNCFSAPRDAFTFNNNCIQLDITPSGRTGEAARIVMEPATDYVSLASGLTVRKNAGPDVVNLEYTTPRTLSITGSIGSGTGMMTRYVAVNHPAYFGGFVLRETLEAAGIVVRGDILCARNCPKTVDVRTRREKGEWTTVAIYRSPRLAEIIKVVNKLSNNLYAELLLIATGRAAGAAGTERSAAAALAALRRAGVDTSGVVMTDGSGLSRHDLVTPDSVARLLRVMAEGPHARSFVDSLPVMSVDGTLGARLKGSRAAERVRAKTGTMTHVRGLSGYVTTLRGERLVFSIFSNNHVATSAVDAAMDRIILRLLGESPSKP encoded by the coding sequence ATGACAACGGGCAACATGACGGCACGAGACCGGGCCCGCAGGCACCTCCGGTACCTGTCCATGGTCTTTGTGTTTCTGGCCGTCCTGCACTCCCTTCCCGTCCCGGCTCCGGCCGAAACGGTCGGGACACTCAGTGACGATCTCACGGCCATCCTTGACGACCCCGCGCTTGGAGCAGCCCACATGGGGGTCGTCGTCGACTCCCTCACAACGGGGAGGAGGATCTTAGGATACAACGCCGGCAAGCGGTTCGTTCCCGCATCCAACATGAAGCTTTTCACCACGGCCGCGGCCCTGTTGGCGCTCTCCCCGGATTTCCGGTGGGAGACGCGGCTTATCACGGACGGCACGGTGACCTCCGGCGTCCTGAACGGAGACATCATCGTCGAGGGATCGGGCGATCCCACCATATCGGGATACTTCCACGAGGGAGACGTGCTCCACGTGTTCCGCCGGTGGGCGGCAAAGCTGAAGGAGCAGGGTGTGAGGGAGATCGGCGGCGACCTTGTGATCGATAACTCCCCGTTCCCGGACAAGCCTTACGGCAAAGGCTGGGACGTCGACCCGGTAAACTGCTTCAGCGCCCCAAGGGATGCCTTCACTTTCAACAACAACTGCATTCAGCTCGACATAACTCCATCGGGCAGGACAGGCGAGGCGGCACGCATCGTCATGGAGCCCGCCACGGACTACGTGAGTCTCGCGAGCGGCCTCACGGTCCGAAAGAATGCCGGCCCGGATGTCGTCAACCTCGAGTACACGACGCCGAGGACCCTGTCGATAACCGGCTCCATCGGGTCCGGAACAGGGATGATGACCCGCTACGTGGCCGTGAACCATCCCGCCTATTTCGGGGGTTTTGTCCTGAGGGAAACCCTTGAGGCCGCCGGTATCGTCGTGAGGGGAGATATCCTGTGTGCCCGTAACTGCCCGAAGACGGTCGATGTGCGGACGAGAAGAGAGAAAGGGGAATGGACCACCGTTGCCATCTACCGTTCTCCCCGGCTTGCCGAGATCATAAAGGTGGTCAACAAGCTCAGCAACAATCTCTACGCCGAGCTGCTGCTCATCGCGACAGGCAGGGCCGCGGGGGCGGCCGGGACCGAAAGATCCGCCGCGGCCGCCCTTGCCGCGCTTCGCCGCGCCGGGGTGGATACCTCCGGCGTCGTCATGACCGATGGCTCGGGGCTATCCCGTCATGACCTCGTCACACCCGACAGCGTCGCCCGATTGTTGAGGGTCATGGCCGAGGGACCCCACGCCCGCTCCTTTGTCGACTCCCTTCCCGTCATGAGCGTCGACGGCACTCTCGGCGCGAGGCTCAAGGGCTCCCGCGCGGCGGAAAGAGTGCGGGCGAAAACAGGGACGATGACGCACGTACGGGGCCTCTCGGGCTACGTGACGACCCTGAGAGGGGAGAGGCTCGTCTTCTCCATCTTTTCCAACAATCATGTCGCGACATCGGCGGTCGACGCCGCCATGGACAGGATAATTCTCAGGCTCCTCGGCGAGTCGCCATCGAAACCATAG
- a CDS encoding glycosyltransferase family 39 protein translates to MRPGNTFARYTIILLVLSYVFIFYGLGDYSLKEPDEGRYAEIPREMVESGDLTVPRLNDVRYFEKPPFLYWAVAVSYKLFGVSEWSFRLPNAVAAFLSVMCLFFFCRRWTDDGAAFLASLVLLSSFGFFGMARIVTTDMVLAFWLFLALLCFYEHYRKRGGILVYGFYGAMALATLTKGPVAPVLLCGTILVFLLMERNLAFVKHMKPLTGFLLYFAIAAPWFVIISVREKEFVDFFFVDQHFLRFITTKHDRGGPLYYFVPVLLGGMLPWSLFIPRAVAATWKRTDCRFFILWSAIVFIFFSVSGSKLPPYILPAFPALSIPLGILFHEGRGSRFRRHWEIAVYGLGMAILVFSCLLYFSNDFMTYIADISMDATSITLDLRYFSLWISLTSAVCLVLFFFRSFRDPKRLFIILFLFSLSTIVAIMGHSGVVDRINTAKKLALAAAELKTQPDIVVNYSALDLTIPFYLKRPVVIASYKGELAMGAKYDDARKIFMEEEEFFRLLGSDRKVLFITKSKRIENLEKKFPGRIRTHLCQNDRCLLSNY, encoded by the coding sequence ATGAGACCGGGAAATACCTTTGCCAGGTACACGATCATCCTTCTTGTCCTGTCATACGTCTTCATCTTCTACGGCCTCGGCGACTATTCCCTGAAGGAGCCCGACGAGGGAAGGTATGCCGAGATACCCCGGGAGATGGTGGAAAGCGGGGACCTCACCGTCCCGCGTCTTAACGACGTGCGGTACTTTGAGAAGCCGCCATTTCTCTATTGGGCCGTGGCGGTTTCGTACAAGCTCTTCGGTGTAAGCGAATGGTCCTTCAGGCTTCCCAACGCCGTTGCCGCTTTCCTCAGCGTTATGTGCCTGTTTTTCTTCTGCCGGAGGTGGACCGACGACGGGGCCGCGTTCCTTGCATCTCTCGTCCTCCTGTCGTCCTTCGGGTTCTTCGGAATGGCGCGGATAGTCACGACGGACATGGTCCTCGCTTTCTGGCTTTTCCTGGCGCTCCTGTGCTTCTACGAACACTACCGCAAGAGAGGGGGCATCCTTGTCTACGGGTTCTACGGGGCCATGGCACTCGCAACGCTGACGAAAGGCCCCGTGGCCCCGGTCCTCCTGTGCGGGACCATTCTCGTCTTCCTTCTCATGGAAAGGAATCTCGCTTTCGTAAAGCACATGAAACCTCTTACGGGCTTCCTCCTGTATTTCGCCATAGCGGCGCCGTGGTTTGTCATCATATCGGTGAGAGAGAAGGAATTCGTCGATTTCTTCTTCGTGGACCAGCATTTCCTTCGCTTCATCACCACCAAGCACGACAGGGGCGGGCCCCTGTACTATTTTGTACCCGTCCTCCTGGGAGGAATGCTGCCCTGGTCGCTCTTCATCCCCCGGGCCGTGGCCGCGACCTGGAAACGCACCGACTGCCGTTTCTTCATCCTGTGGTCGGCCATCGTCTTCATCTTCTTCAGCGTGTCCGGCTCCAAGCTTCCGCCATACATCCTCCCCGCCTTCCCCGCCCTTTCCATCCCTCTGGGCATCCTCTTCCACGAGGGCCGGGGGTCCCGCTTTCGGCGGCACTGGGAGATCGCTGTCTACGGGCTCGGCATGGCGATACTCGTCTTCTCCTGTCTGCTGTATTTCAGCAACGATTTCATGACCTATATTGCCGACATCTCGATGGACGCGACGTCCATCACGCTTGACCTCAGGTACTTTTCTCTCTGGATATCTCTCACCTCGGCCGTCTGTCTCGTCCTCTTCTTCTTTCGGAGTTTTCGCGATCCGAAGAGGCTTTTCATTATCCTCTTTCTCTTCTCTCTCTCCACCATCGTTGCCATAATGGGCCATTCCGGGGTGGTGGACAGGATCAACACGGCCAAGAAGCTGGCATTGGCCGCGGCGGAACTGAAGACGCAGCCGGACATTGTCGTGAACTACTCCGCGCTCGACCTGACGATCCCATTCTACCTCAAACGCCCCGTCGTGATCGCGTCGTACAAGGGAGAGCTCGCCATGGGCGCGAAGTATGACGACGCCCGGAAGATATTCATGGAGGAAGAGGAATTCTTCCGCCTTCTCGGCTCTGACAGGAAGGTCCTCTTCATCACGAAATCCAAGAGGATAGAGAACCTGGAGAAGAAGTTCCCCGGACGGATAAGGACCCATCTGTGCCAGAACGACAGATGTCTCCTGTCGAACTACTGA
- a CDS encoding glycosyltransferase family 39 protein — MDNARTAKIALVLILAVSALFFTNLGGRDFWAPDEGDFAQIVKELDKDLVVPHLNGEAYGEKPPLFYYAVFACAKIFRWLPEETSMRLASSFAAIAVIVVFFLTLKARFGLTRTLYATAILGLTPLFYWQARYLQVDMVFSAALVVALLLFFQYMETGRKVWYYLFFVCLALAFMTKGPLSVALAAPVVVLYCATERRWRALLNRHTCPGILLFIAIVLPWYLAVYAREGFPYLYENILRQNFLRFFDAWSHRRPFYYYFTTLPLDFFPFSLFLPLGLYAAAKGWGTDRGTRFFTLWFIWFFFFLSLSSGKISKYMLPALPALAVIVSGTITDGRSIYNRIVFAVTAGVFAALGIGLIVYRTSLYGEFLPERIILGSLALCAAVLIFLSMRHRRAGAAFAAIAVFMALAYMTGNVSIFEKWNRYKSPKPMARKIRALAGDTVPWVYYGSMRGVYVYYVGRFAVHVEEHDVAGLKEFASRHKEFYILTRSRDAEEVTGALPGAVVETEDRIGDTAMVLFTMRKGNGG; from the coding sequence ATGGATAATGCCAGGACCGCGAAAATAGCTCTTGTTCTGATTCTCGCAGTCAGTGCGCTTTTCTTTACCAATCTCGGGGGACGGGATTTCTGGGCCCCTGATGAAGGGGATTTTGCCCAGATCGTGAAGGAGCTGGACAAGGACCTTGTCGTGCCCCATCTCAACGGTGAGGCCTACGGTGAGAAGCCGCCGCTTTTCTACTATGCGGTCTTCGCGTGCGCGAAGATATTCCGGTGGCTCCCGGAAGAGACCTCGATGCGCCTTGCTTCGAGCTTCGCCGCTATCGCCGTCATCGTCGTCTTCTTCCTCACACTGAAGGCGCGCTTCGGTCTGACACGAACCCTCTACGCCACGGCAATACTGGGGCTTACACCCCTGTTCTACTGGCAGGCCCGCTACCTGCAGGTGGACATGGTGTTCTCGGCGGCCCTGGTCGTGGCGCTCCTCCTGTTCTTCCAATACATGGAAACGGGGAGAAAGGTCTGGTATTATCTCTTCTTCGTCTGCCTCGCCCTCGCTTTCATGACAAAGGGACCTCTCAGCGTGGCGCTCGCAGCACCCGTGGTCGTCCTCTACTGCGCCACCGAAAGAAGGTGGAGGGCGCTCCTTAACCGGCATACCTGTCCCGGCATCCTCCTCTTCATCGCCATCGTCCTTCCCTGGTACCTCGCCGTGTATGCCCGGGAAGGCTTCCCGTACCTCTACGAGAACATCCTGCGCCAGAACTTTCTGCGGTTCTTCGACGCCTGGAGTCACAGGAGGCCCTTTTATTACTACTTCACAACACTCCCCCTGGATTTTTTCCCCTTCAGTCTCTTCCTGCCGCTCGGCCTCTACGCGGCCGCGAAAGGTTGGGGAACAGACCGGGGAACGCGTTTCTTCACACTGTGGTTCATCTGGTTCTTCTTTTTCCTTTCCCTTTCGTCGGGCAAGATCAGCAAGTACATGCTTCCGGCGCTGCCCGCCCTCGCGGTCATCGTCTCGGGGACGATCACCGACGGAAGAAGCATCTACAACAGGATAGTCTTTGCCGTGACAGCGGGAGTCTTTGCCGCCCTGGGCATAGGTCTCATCGTGTACAGAACTTCTCTCTACGGCGAATTCCTTCCTGAAAGGATCATCCTCGGTTCACTCGCCCTGTGCGCCGCTGTTCTCATTTTTCTCTCGATGCGGCACCGTCGCGCGGGGGCCGCTTTCGCCGCGATAGCCGTCTTCATGGCCCTCGCGTACATGACGGGAAACGTCTCCATATTCGAGAAATGGAACCGCTACAAGTCGCCGAAACCCATGGCCCGGAAGATCCGTGCCCTCGCGGGCGACACCGTGCCCTGGGTCTACTATGGCAGTATGCGCGGGGTTTATGTATACTACGTCGGACGATTCGCCGTCCACGTGGAGGAACATGATGTCGCCGGGCTCAAGGAGTTCGCGTCACGGCATAAGGAATTCTACATCCTCACGCGCAGCCGGGATGCTGAGGAGGTGACGGGCGCTCTGCCCGGCGCCGTTGTGGAAACGGAAGACCGCATCGGAGATACGGCGATGGTCCTTTTTACAATGAGAAAGGGAAACGGCGGATAG